From the Polyangiaceae bacterium genome, one window contains:
- a CDS encoding serine/threonine-protein kinase, with product MSQEERSPIAAGQSIDGKYRVERILGRGGIGIVAKAEHLILKHPVALKVLRQELAREQRQVVRFLREARAAVRLESEHVARVLDVGTLPDGAPYMVMEYLEGEDLAQRLARSGPLAPQEVAGYLLEACDGLAEAHSAGIVHRDVKPANLFLARGKDGAERLRVLDFGIAKAAESESDGDFSSTETGGWVGSPRYMSPEQMRPRLEVDARTDIWALGITAYELMSGASPFEGESMSEICAAVLHVDPAPIHERVDLPRALGEAVMRCLQKDPAHRYGSIREFASEIAPFAPAKAQPKLARIHKWKAAEPSPRAGGRAPAGNALTVSSHGPASVFSAGNTDELAVAGAEQTSSRRWLRWAALVILLPLAAGLLLLDGAPLPLTAALQPQHAAHRAFQGALSLHRSKPTPHPTSPALAPPEASEQPGGAPPPRREPAHHGASPKDGEHLPAASSSPAASAHTPKVENPLLMDRE from the coding sequence ATGTCCCAGGAGGAGCGCAGCCCAATCGCCGCCGGCCAGTCGATCGACGGAAAATACCGAGTCGAACGAATCCTCGGTCGCGGTGGTATCGGCATCGTCGCGAAGGCAGAACACCTGATCCTGAAGCATCCGGTCGCGCTCAAGGTCCTCCGCCAGGAGCTCGCTCGCGAGCAACGCCAGGTGGTGCGCTTCCTGCGCGAAGCCCGGGCGGCAGTACGCCTGGAGAGCGAGCACGTTGCGCGCGTTCTGGATGTGGGCACCCTGCCCGACGGAGCGCCGTACATGGTGATGGAGTACCTCGAGGGTGAGGATCTAGCTCAGCGTTTGGCGCGCTCCGGGCCCCTGGCACCGCAAGAGGTGGCGGGGTACTTGCTCGAAGCATGCGACGGGCTCGCCGAGGCACACTCGGCCGGCATCGTGCACCGCGACGTCAAACCCGCGAATCTCTTCTTGGCGCGGGGCAAGGACGGCGCCGAGCGGCTGCGCGTGCTCGACTTCGGGATCGCCAAGGCCGCGGAGTCGGAGAGCGACGGCGACTTCAGCTCGACGGAAACCGGAGGCTGGGTTGGGTCGCCGCGCTACATGTCGCCGGAGCAGATGCGTCCCAGGCTGGAAGTGGACGCTCGCACCGATATCTGGGCGCTCGGCATCACGGCCTACGAGCTGATGAGTGGCGCGTCGCCCTTCGAGGGCGAGTCGATGTCGGAGATCTGCGCGGCCGTGCTGCACGTCGATCCCGCTCCCATTCACGAACGCGTTGACCTGCCACGAGCCCTGGGTGAGGCCGTGATGCGCTGCCTCCAGAAGGACCCGGCGCACCGCTATGGTTCGATTCGGGAGTTCGCGAGCGAAATCGCTCCTTTTGCGCCAGCCAAAGCCCAGCCGAAATTGGCTCGGATCCACAAGTGGAAGGCCGCCGAGCCCAGCCCGCGAGCCGGCGGGAGGGCGCCCGCCGGCAACGCCCTCACGGTCTCTTCTCACGGCCCGGCATCGGTATTCTCGGCCGGCAACACCGATGAGCTGGCCGTAGCCGGCGCCGAGCAAACGTCCTCGCGACGCTGGCTCCGGTGGGCCGCGTTGGTAATACTACTGCCGCTGGCCGCAGGGCTGCTGCTGCTGGATGGTGCCCCGTTACCCCTCACGGCTGCCCTGCAACCGCAACACGCCGCGCACCGAGCGTTCCAAGGCGCGCTTTCTCTCCACCGGTCCAAACCTACCCCCCACCCGACGTCGCCGGCACTCGCTCCTCCGGAGGCCAGTGAGCAACCCGGCGGCGCCCCACCACCGCGTCGCGAGCCCGCGCACCATGGCGCATCCCCAAAGGACGGCGAGCACCTCCCCGCCGCTTCGAGCTCACCCGCCGCGTCGGCCCACACACCGAAGGTCGAAAACCCACTGTTGATGGATCGTGAATAG